CGCAAGGTGCGCATCAGCATGGGCCGCAAGGGCGACGGCCTGCCGCTCTGGGTCGACTTCCACCTGCGCGTCCCCAAGGGCGTGGACTGCTCGCTGCGCAACCTCGTGGGCGACGTCAAGCTCGAGGGCCTGCACGGCGACGTGAAGCTGGACTGCGCCAGCGCCGAGGTGGACGTGGACCGCCACGACGGCCGCCTGCTGGTGGACAGCGGCAGCGGCGACATCCGCGTGGTGGACATGCGCGGCGCGCTGACCCTGGACACGGGCAGCGGCGACATCAAGGTGGAGAACCTCGAGGGCGACTTCAGCGGCGACACGGGCAGCGGCGACATCCTCCTGCGCCAGGCCCGCGGCGAGGCCTTCCACGCCGACACGGGCAGCGGCGACGTGATTCTCAAGGACGCCGCCTATCCGCAGATGGGCATCGACACGGGCAGCGGCGACGTGGAGGTCGCCTCGCTGCTGGCCGAGCTTCGCCGCTGGCAGGTGGACACGGGCAGCGGCGACGTGGTCTTCAGCCTGCCCGCGCTGGGCGCTTCCTTCCGCCTCGAGGTGGACACCAGCAACGGCGACGTGCAATGCGCCTTCGACAGCCGCGACGTGCAGCTGCACCGCGGCAAGATCCGCAGCCTCACGGTGGGCACGGGTGAGGGGCTGATCATCGTGGACACGGGCAGCGGCGACATCTCGCTGCTCCAGCGAAAGTAGAGAGAGGGTCCGGGATCCGGCTGGTCCGGAGACTTCCCGCGAGGCGGCGCCCAGGGCTACGGGCGCCGCCTCTTTTCGTGGGCGAGGCGTGGCTTGTTCGAGCGCCGGTCGCGGGTTAGCATGGCGCTGCGGTCGCGGTCCCGAGGGGCCGGACCCGGAAGGAGCGCCATGCCGTCCACCGGCCGCCCACGGGGCAACTCGCTGTTCATCCTCGCCATCTTCGTCGCCATGCTCGCCGGCGGCCTGCTCGGCGCCCTGCTCGGGCGGGAGCTGCCGCTGCTGGCGCTGGTGGGCGACCTCTTTCTGGCGGGCCTGAAGATGATGATCGTCCCCCTGGTCGGCTCGAGCATGATCGTGGGCGTGGCGTCGCTGGGTGACGTCCGGCGCCTGGGGCGCCTGGGCGGCCTGACGCTGGTCTACTATCTGAGCACGACGCTGCTCGCGGCGGCGCTGGGGCTGCTGCTGGTGAACCTCATCCATCCGGGCGCGGGCGTGGACGCGACGAGCGCCGCGCTGGAGGGGGGAGTGCACGAGTACTCCTTTCTCGACGTGCTGCGCGGGATCGTCCCGCCCAATCTCTTCAAGGCGCTGGCCGAGGGCCAGATGCTGCCGCTGATCTTCTTCTCGCTCTTCTTCGGCGCCATGCTGAGCACCGTCGGCGAGAAGGGCGCGCCGGTGCTCGCCTTCTTCGATGGCATCTTCCAGGTGAGCCTGCGCATGGTGCATCTGGTGGTGGCGACGGCCCCGCTGGGCGTCTTCGCGCTGGTGGCCACCCGCCTCGGCGCCGCGGGCGGGTGGACCGCCTTCGCCTCCGAGTTCAGGGCGCTGGGCCTCTACGCCCTCACGGTGATGCTGGGGCTGCTGCTGCACGGGGCCGTCACGCTGCCGGCGGTGCTGGCCACCTTCGGCCGCCGCTCGCCGCTGCGCTTCGTGCGCGACATGCTCGAGCCCATCGCCGTCTCCTTCTCGACGGCCAGCAGCAGCGCGACGCTGCCCGTCACGATGGAGGCCGTGCGCGAGCGGGCGGGCGTGGACGGCCGCGTGGGCAACTTCGTGCTGCCCCTCGGCGCCACGGTGAACATGGACGGCACGGCGCTCTACGAGGCCATCGCGGCCGTGTTCATCGCCCAGAGCTACGGCGTGGCGCTGACCCTGCCGGTGCAGCTGGTGATCATCTTCACGGCCACGCTCGCGGCCGTGGGCGCGGCGGGGATCCCGCAGGCGGGCCTGGTGACCATGGTGATGGTGCTGCAGACCGCCGGCCTGCCGGCGGAGGGGATCGGAATGATTCTCGCCATCGACTGGTTCCTTGACCGCTGCCGCACAACTGTTAATGTCTGGGGTGACGCCGTGGGGGCGGCGGTCATCGCACGTCATGTGCGCTTCGAGTCGCCGGAAGCGGTTCCACGCCATGGGAACGGTGAGCGGCGCTGACTTATCTTGACGTTTTTGCAATCTCTGCTACCGTAGAGATGACGACGGCTTGCAGGACCGACATCTGAGCACCACCGTTCGCCCCGGGAAACGCCCGGTCGGCGGCGGCCGCAGCGCCCGTCTTCAGGGAGCGACAGATGGAAGAGTCCGGCCATACCCCCCCTTCCCCGTCCACCCCGCCCGCGCAGCGTCTGATCGAGGTGACCGGCGAGGTCATCCTGGCGATCCTCGAGAGCACGCGGACCCTGGGTGACGAAGGCCTCAAGATCCTCGGGCGCCACCGCATCACCGCGCCGGCGGCGGGCCAGTGGTACCCCTTGCCCAGCCTGCTGGAGGCCTTCGCCGAGCTGGAGGGGTCGATGACGAACACGACCCTCTTCACCATCGGCCACAAGATCCACCGCAACGCGAAGCTGCCCGCCCAGAGCTACGACGACTTCGTGAAGGCCCTGGAAGGCATCGACGAGGCCTACCACCTGAACCACCGGGGCGGCGAGATCGGCCATTACAGCTTCGAGCGCGTGGCGGCGAAGCACATCGAGATGACCTCCACCAGCCTCTACCCCTGCGAGTTCGACCGCGGGGTCGTCGCAGGGTTCTCGACCATCGCCCGGCCCGCAGACATCGAGACGCTCAGGGTCTATCACGACCGCAACAGCCCCTGCCGCCGGCTCGGCGGCCCCTTCTGCCTCTACCACGTGGCCTGGTAGCGCCGGCGGCCGCGTTGCGGGGCCTCCCGCGCCCGTGCTAGGCTGCGCCCATGCCCAGCCACACGCTGCACTTCCCGGGGAACGCCCGCATCCGCACCCAGCTCGAGCACGCCCTCTCCGCCGGCAGACTGGCGGGCAGCTACCTCTTCGAGGGGGCGCCGGGCGCGGGGCAGGAGCAGGCGGCGATCGAGCTGGCGGCCGGGGCGATCGTCGGGGACACCGACCTGGCCAACCCCGACGCCCGCCGCGTCCGCCGCTACCAGCACCCCGACCTGCTCTACGTGCTGCCCGTGCTCAAGCCGTCCGGCCGCAGCTGGCAGGACATGCCCGTCGAGGACATCTTCGACCTCTTCCGGGCGGAGCAGGCCCGCAAGGCGGAGGATCCCTACGCGCAGCCCGACTTTCTCAAGAAGCCCACGATTCCCGTGAAGGCGCTGCGGGAGCTGCTCAAGCTGATCAGCACCCGGCCCTTCGAGGGGCGGGGGCGGGCGCTCATCCTTCGCGACGCCGACGCCATGGACTCCCACGGCCAGGACACCCTGCTCAAGACGCTCGAAGAGCCGCCGCCGGGGCGCGTGATCGTGCTGATCAGCTCGCGGCCCGAGGCGCTGCTGCCCACCGTCCTCAGCCGCTGCCAGCGCGTGCCCTTCGATCCCCTGCCCGCCTCCCTGCTCCAGTCCCTGCTGGAGGACCGCGGTCTCGCGCCCGCGCGCGCCGCCTTGCTGGCCACCCTGGCTGACGGGAGCGCGGACCTGGCGGTGCAGCTGGCCGCCGCCGAGCCGTCCCCGGACGGCGACGGCGACGCGGGCAACCCGCTGCTCGAGCAGCGCGAAGCCTGGCTGGACATCCTCGAGGTCTGCGAGCTCGGCAGCGAGCTCCAGATGCTCGACGCCGTCCAGGCCTTCACGCGTACGGGGTCGCGGGGGAACGTGACGCGCGAGCGGGCGGAGTTCCTCGGGCTGGCGCAGAGCTGGTACCGGGAGCTGCTGGGCCTGGCCGTGGGCGAGTCCGAGCCGCGGCTCTTCGTCGACCAGCGCGCCCGCCTGACCCGGCTCGCCGGCCTCACGCCCGCGGGCCTGGCCGAGCGCATCCAGCGCTGCGAGAAGGCGCGCGCGCAGATCCTGGGCAACGCCAACGCGCAGCTCACGCTGCTTGGCCTCTTCTTCGGCTTCCGGCAGGGCGCGCTCGCCCGCCGCGCCTCCTGAGCGCGCATGATCGACAGCCACGCCCACCTGCACCTGGAGGACTTCGACGCGGACCGCGACGCCGTGCTCGCCCGGCTTCGCGAGGCCGGCGTGCGCAAGGTGATGGAGGTGGGCATCGATCGCGCGGGCGCCGTGGCCGCGCTGGAGCTGGCGGCGCGCGTGCCGGAGCTGCGCGTGGCGGTGGGTTGCCATCCCCACAACGCCGAGGAGTGGGACGCGGACTTCGCCGCCGACCTGCGCCGCTGGGCCGAGCACCCGCGCGTGCTGGCCCTGGGGGAGATCGGCCTCGACCACTACCGCGACTACTCGCCGCACGACGTGCAGGAGCGGGTCTTCCGCGAGCAGCTGCGCCTCGCGCGCGCGCTGGACCTGCCCGTGGTCTTCCACGTGCGCGCGGCCGAGGCGGACTTCCTGCGCGTCGTCGACGACGAGGGCCTGCCGCGCCGCGCGGTGCTCCACGCCTTCAGCCACGACGCCGACTTCGCGCGGGCCTGCCTGGAGCGCGGTTTCTGGCTGGGGATCGGCGGGATCGTCACCTTTCCGAGCAGCACGCTGCCGACGATCCTGCGCGACGTGCCCGCCGAGCGCGTTCTGCTGGAGACGGACTGTCCCTGGCTTTCGCCCGTGCCGCGGCGGGGACGTCGCAACGAGCCGGCGCACCTGACCCACGTAGTGGAGCGGCTGGCGGGAATCTACGCGCGGCCGGCCGGGGAGCTCGAGGCGCAGCTCGACGCCAACTTCGCCGCCTTCAGCGGGGAGGATTGAGGCGGTGAGCGTCCCCGAACGGGAACCGGACGCGCCCCTGCGGCCAAAGAAGGCCCTGGGACAGAACTTCCTCCGCGACCCGAACCTGATTCGCAAGATCGTGGCCGCGGTGGATCCCCGGCCCGGCGACCTGATCCTCGAGTACGGCTGCGGCACGGGCGCGCTGACGCGTCCGCTGGTGGCGAGCGGCGCGCGCGTGGTGGGGGTGGAGGTGGACCGCGACCTGCTCGTCCGCCTCGCGGCCGACCCCGCGCTCGACGGCCTCGATCTGCGCGACGCCGGGCTCGAGGCGCTGCCCCCGCGGGCCGTGACGGGCGGGGACGTCCGCCTGAAGCTGGTGGGCAACCTGCCTTACCAGCTCAGCTCGGTGGCGCTCTTCGCCGCCGTGGAGGACTGGGAGCTGCTGGAACGGGTGGTGTTCATGCTGCAGCGCGAGGTGGCCGAGCGGGTGATGGAACCGCCGGGCAGCCGCCGCTACGGCATACTGCCGGCCCTGATCCAGGCCCGCTTCGGGGTGGAGAAGGTGCTGGACGCCGGTCCCAAGGCCTTCTTTCCCCCGCCCGAGGTGAAGAGCCGCGTGCTCCGCCTCACCCCCCTGCCGTCCCCCCGCGTGGACGCCGACCTCTGGCCGGCCTACCGGGATCTGGTGAAGACGCTCTTCCGCGAACGTCGCAAGCAGTGCGGATCCCTGCTCAAAAAGTACTACGCTGCGGACGATGACTATCTGGTAGAACTGGAGCGAGCCGGCGGCCCGAGCCCCGGACGTCGCCCCGAAACCCTGAGCATCGAGGAACTGGCGGAGCTGGCGGCGCGGCTCGTCACGTCGCCGCCGGGGCCTCGTAACGCCTGACGCAGCCGAGCCGATGAGAGCACGCCCATTCAGCGTCCTGGCCCTCGGCCTCTTCGCCCTCCTCGGGGTGACGCTCGCGCGCGCCCAAGATGACGTCGGCGACGGGGACTCCGCCGGCGACGTCGCCGCGCAGCCGGACAGCATCGCCACGGCGATCTGGGAGGCCGCGGCCGCGAGGGGCGACACGCTGAGCTGGGCGCAGGTGGACAGCATCATCGCCGCGGCGAGCGGGGACGAGGACGACCAGCCGGCGATCCCCACGGCGTCGCTTGGACTCCATCCGGTCTTCTCCAGCGACG
Above is a window of Candidatus Latescibacterota bacterium DNA encoding:
- the rsmA gene encoding ribosomal RNA small subunit methyltransferase A, which codes for MSVPEREPDAPLRPKKALGQNFLRDPNLIRKIVAAVDPRPGDLILEYGCGTGALTRPLVASGARVVGVEVDRDLLVRLAADPALDGLDLRDAGLEALPPRAVTGGDVRLKLVGNLPYQLSSVALFAAVEDWELLERVVFMLQREVAERVMEPPGSRRYGILPALIQARFGVEKVLDAGPKAFFPPPEVKSRVLRLTPLPSPRVDADLWPAYRDLVKTLFRERRKQCGSLLKKYYAADDDYLVELERAGGPSPGRRPETLSIEELAELAARLVTSPPGPRNA
- a CDS encoding dicarboxylate/amino acid:cation symporter, whose product is MPSTGRPRGNSLFILAIFVAMLAGGLLGALLGRELPLLALVGDLFLAGLKMMIVPLVGSSMIVGVASLGDVRRLGRLGGLTLVYYLSTTLLAAALGLLLVNLIHPGAGVDATSAALEGGVHEYSFLDVLRGIVPPNLFKALAEGQMLPLIFFSLFFGAMLSTVGEKGAPVLAFFDGIFQVSLRMVHLVVATAPLGVFALVATRLGAAGGWTAFASEFRALGLYALTVMLGLLLHGAVTLPAVLATFGRRSPLRFVRDMLEPIAVSFSTASSSATLPVTMEAVRERAGVDGRVGNFVLPLGATVNMDGTALYEAIAAVFIAQSYGVALTLPVQLVIIFTATLAAVGAAGIPQAGLVTMVMVLQTAGLPAEGIGMILAIDWFLDRCRTTVNVWGDAVGAAVIARHVRFESPEAVPRHGNGERR
- a CDS encoding TatD family hydrolase — translated: MIDSHAHLHLEDFDADRDAVLARLREAGVRKVMEVGIDRAGAVAALELAARVPELRVAVGCHPHNAEEWDADFAADLRRWAEHPRVLALGEIGLDHYRDYSPHDVQERVFREQLRLARALDLPVVFHVRAAEADFLRVVDDEGLPRRAVLHAFSHDADFARACLERGFWLGIGGIVTFPSSTLPTILRDVPAERVLLETDCPWLSPVPRRGRRNEPAHLTHVVERLAGIYARPAGELEAQLDANFAAFSGED
- a CDS encoding DUF4097 family beta strand repeat protein, which produces MKSALVLIAATLCLPAATAWAGADYSKDIVRKFEPRSVEQLELQNLAGRLLVEEASGDELELRATVHADAYDKMDARDVAQLLELKIERDGGAIAVMAVYPVDRYSRLRYGAAEGGFFSGSTQTRVDGRKVRISMGRKGDGLPLWVDFHLRVPKGVDCSLRNLVGDVKLEGLHGDVKLDCASAEVDVDRHDGRLLVDSGSGDIRVVDMRGALTLDTGSGDIKVENLEGDFSGDTGSGDILLRQARGEAFHADTGSGDVILKDAAYPQMGIDTGSGDVEVASLLAELRRWQVDTGSGDVVFSLPALGASFRLEVDTSNGDVQCAFDSRDVQLHRGKIRSLTVGTGEGLIIVDTGSGDISLLQRK